One window of Misgurnus anguillicaudatus chromosome 13, ASM2758022v2, whole genome shotgun sequence genomic DNA carries:
- the rarga gene encoding retinoic acid receptor gamma-A isoform X2 — protein MFDCMEALGMGPRQLYDVTNRGACMLRKASPFYAGLDPFAWTGTASVRSVETQSTSSEEMVPSSPSPPPPPRVYKPCFVCQDKSSGYHYGVSSCEGCKGFFRRSIQKNMVYTCHRDKNCQINKVTRNRCQYCRLQKCFEVGMSKEAVRNDRNKKKKDIKDEIVPPESYELSGELEELVNKVSKAHQETFPSLCQLGKYTTNSSSDHRVQLDLGLWDKFSELSTKCIIKIVEFAKRLPGFTTLTIADQITLLKSACLDILMLRICTRYTPEQDTMTFSDGLTLNRTQMHNAGFGPLTDLVFAFAGQLLPLEMDDTETGLLSAICLICGDRMDLEEPERVDRLQEPLLEALKIYARRRRPNKPHMFPRMLMKITDLRGISTKGAERAITLKMEIPGPMPPLIREMLENPEAFEDQTESKEKKPEPEQPAPPPALANMKKEQEDEDDSWATENGSEPSPEEEDDDDDDGEEERGTDSDGEAWASQEPNVEVSRKSHGGRAQ, from the exons cgGTAGAGACCCAGAGCACCAGTTCAGAGGAGATGGTGCCCAGCTCCCCCTCTCCGCCACCTCCACCTCGTGTCTACAAACCTTGCTTCGTCTGCCAGGACAAGTCTTCCGGGTACCACTATGGTGTCAGTTCTTGCGAGGGGTGCAAG GGCTTCTTCCGTCGCAGTATTCAGAAGAACATGGTGTACACCTGCCACCGCGACAAGAACTGCCAGATCAACAAGGTCACACGCAACCGTTGCCAGTACTGCAGACTGCAGAAGTGCTTCGAGGTTGGCATGTCCAAGGAAG CTGTGCGCAACGATcgaaataagaaaaagaaggaCATTAAGGACGAGATCGTTCCTCCAGAGAGCTACGAGCTGAGCGGGGAACTGGAGGAGCTGGTTAACAAAGTGAGCAAAGCCCATCAAGAGACCTTTCCTTCACTTTGCCAGCTGGGAAAATATACTACA AACTCCAGCTCAGATCACCGAGTCCAGCTGGATCTGGGTCTATGGGACAAGTTCAGTGAGCTTTCCACCAAGTGCATCATTAAAATTGTGGAGTTTGCCAAACGCCTACCAGGCTTCACCACCCTCACCATCGCAGATCAGATCACCCTCCTTAAATCGGCCTGCTTGGATATTCTG ATGCTGCGAATCTGCACACGATATACACCAGAGCAAGACACAATGACTTTTTCGGATGGGTTGACCCTCAACCGGACTCAGATGCATAATGCTGGCTTTGGCCCACTCACAGATCTAGTGTTCGCTTTTGCCGGTCAGCTTCTGCCCCTCGAGATGGATGACACGGAGACCGGCCTACTCAGCGCCATCTGTCTCATTTGTGGAG aCCGAATGGACCTTGAGGAGCCTGAGCGTGTAGATCGTCTGCAGGAACCCCTGCTCGAGGCTCTGAAGATCTACGCACGGCGCCGCCGACCCAACAAACCCCACATGTTCCCACGCATGTTGATGAAGATCACTGACCTGCGTGGCATCAGCACCAAGG GCGCAGAAAGGGCTATAACTCTAAAGATGGAGATTCCAGGCCCAATGCCTCCTCTCATCCGAGAGATGCTGGAAAACCCAGAGGCCTTTGAAGACCAGACCGAGAGCAAAGAGAAGAAGCCCGAGCCCGAGCAGCCGGCCCCTCCTCCAGCTTTGGCCAATATGAAGAAAGAGCAGGAGGATGAAGATGATAGCTGGGCCACGGAGAACGGCAGCGAGCCTTCACCAGAGGAGGAAGACGACGACGACGATGACGGAGAGGAGGAGAGAGGTACGGACAGCGACGGAGAAGCCTGGGCCAGCCAGGAACCCAACGTGGAGGTGTCCAGAAAAAGTCACGGAGGAAGAGCTCAGTGA